A single Endozoicomonas sp. NE40 DNA region contains:
- a CDS encoding metallophosphoesterase: MYDIIGDIHGHGTALVELLKKLGYTEKNGVFCHPDRKVIFVGDFIDRGSEHKKALTICRSMVEQGSALAVMGNHEFNAICYATPDPENAGAFLRKHSESNRQAHQAFLDEYPFGSAEHKDIIDWFRTLSLFLDLEAIRVVHAVWHHPSLSIIQPWINVNHCLLSDAYVEASRRGSDLYDAVENLLKGIEFRLPEPYSITDQNGKVRNEVRLKWWDEQATRLPEAATNTGNTELPDVDLPNTIFRYRDSVPLFFGHYWMQGAPEILSPSIACVDYSSKSKNGKLVAYRWQGEQTLNDDHFVWVDRVG; this comes from the coding sequence ATGTACGACATTATCGGCGATATCCATGGCCACGGCACAGCACTGGTAGAACTCCTCAAAAAACTGGGCTACACAGAGAAAAACGGTGTGTTCTGTCACCCGGATCGAAAAGTCATTTTTGTTGGTGACTTTATTGATCGGGGTTCAGAACATAAAAAAGCACTGACCATTTGTCGCAGCATGGTAGAGCAGGGCAGTGCGCTGGCAGTGATGGGAAACCATGAATTCAATGCCATTTGCTATGCGACACCTGACCCTGAGAATGCGGGTGCATTTCTGAGAAAGCATTCAGAATCAAACCGGCAGGCGCATCAGGCTTTTCTGGATGAATACCCGTTTGGTTCAGCAGAACACAAAGACATAATCGACTGGTTTCGAACGTTGTCATTGTTTCTGGATTTGGAAGCGATTCGTGTGGTGCATGCTGTCTGGCATCATCCCAGCCTGAGCATCATACAGCCATGGATCAATGTTAATCACTGCCTGTTGAGCGATGCTTATGTCGAAGCTTCAAGGCGTGGAAGTGACCTTTATGATGCCGTTGAAAATCTACTCAAAGGCATTGAGTTCAGACTACCGGAACCGTACAGCATTACCGATCAAAATGGCAAGGTTCGCAACGAAGTACGCCTGAAATGGTGGGATGAGCAAGCAACCCGATTGCCTGAAGCGGCCACCAATACAGGCAATACAGAGTTACCAGACGTGGATTTGCCTAATACCATTTTCCGCTACAGAGATTCTGTGCCGTTATTTTTTGGCCATTACTGGATGCAGGGAGCCCCTGAAATACTCAGCCCAAGCATAGCCTGCGTGGACTACAGCAGCAAAAGCAAGAATGGCAAACTGGTGGCCTACCGCTGGCAGGGCGAGCAAACCCTTAATGATGATCATTTTGTCTGGGTGGATCGGGTGGGTTAA